One window of the Methanocaldococcus vulcanius M7 genome contains the following:
- the yhbY gene encoding ribosome assembly RNA-binding protein YhbY, producing the protein MFMTEEQKRKLTGKMKKMLRSKAHDLEPVVWIGKEGSDKVIKEVDRQLKERGLIKVKVRKAALLYEDKYDIAEKLAKTCDAEVVSVVGHVITLFRPREGWKKYLAKKPRKKVKKDEKIIELFEKFRKKAVKD; encoded by the coding sequence ATGTTTATGACAGAAGAACAAAAAAGAAAACTTACTGGGAAAATGAAAAAAATGCTTAGAAGTAAAGCTCATGATTTAGAACCGGTCGTTTGGATTGGAAAAGAGGGTAGTGATAAAGTTATTAAGGAGGTTGATAGACAACTAAAAGAGAGAGGTTTAATAAAGGTTAAAGTAAGAAAAGCTGCTTTATTGTATGAAGATAAATATGATATTGCTGAAAAGCTTGCTAAGACGTGTGATGCAGAGGTTGTTAGTGTAGTAGGACATGTAATAACTTTATTTAGGCCAAGGGAAGGTTGGAAAAAGTATTTGGCTAAAAAACCAAGAAAGAAGGTTAAAAAAGATGAAAAGATCATTGAGTTGTTTGAGAAGTTTAGAAAGAAGGCAGTTAAAGATTAA